The Pelagibacterium halotolerans B2 genome has a segment encoding these proteins:
- the acnA gene encoding aconitate hydratase AcnA — translation MTETSNSFKTKTNLTVGNKAYTIFSLAEAEKNGLDGISRLPHSLKVVLENLLRFEDDRTVKAADIKAVKAWLDDRGRAGHEISYRPARVLMQDFTGVPAVVDLAAMRDATAKLGADPQKINPLVPVDLVIDHSVMVDYFGTPGAFEQNVEKEYERNGERYEFLRWGQSAFENFRVVPPGTGICHQVNLEYLAQTVWTKKENGEEIAYPDTLVGTDSHTTMVNGMAVLGWGVGGIEAEAAMLGQPISMLIPEVIGFKFTGKLPEGTTATDLVLHVVEMLRKKGVVGKFVEFFGAGLSNLSLEDKATIANMAPEYGATCGFFPIDKETIKYLNDSGREPDRVALVEAYAKAQGMFRADNDEDPIFTDTLELDLSTVVPSLAGPKRPQDRVALTEASTAFVKALEEIAGGRKTSPEPESKGDSRYMDEGATGVHDTPEDNENHGYAVNGADYRIADGDVVIAAITSCTNTSNPSVLIAAGLVARKAREKGLKPQPWVKTSLAPGSQVVTEYLEKSGLQEDLDAMGFNTVGYGCTTCIGNSGPLDENISKCINDNDLVAVSVLSGNRNFEGRVNPDVRANYLASPPLVVAYSLLGKMTGDITTQPLGTGSDGEPVYLKDIWPTSTEIAEVLRSAISVDMFKRRYGDVFKGDKRWQEIKVDGGETYKWSSASTYVQNPPYFEGMTMEPKPVTDIENARVLSIFLDSITTDHISPAGSFKSGTPAGKYLMERQVKPIDFNSFGARRGNHEVMMRGTFANIRIKNQMLDGVEGGFTKSPSGEVVPIYDAAMEYKAQGTPLVIFAGKEYGTGSSRDWAAKGTTLLGVRAVIAQSFERIHRSNLVGMGVLPLVFQEGTSWQSLGIKGDETVSIRGLTEIEPRQTLELDITFGDGRKELVPVLLRIDTLDELEYYRHGGILQYVLRNLVAA, via the coding sequence GTGACCGAGACATCCAATAGCTTTAAGACCAAGACGAACCTCACCGTTGGAAACAAGGCCTATACGATCTTTTCGCTCGCCGAGGCCGAAAAGAACGGATTGGATGGCATTTCCCGCCTGCCTCATTCCCTCAAGGTCGTCCTGGAAAACCTGCTGCGCTTCGAAGATGACCGCACCGTCAAGGCTGCCGACATCAAGGCCGTAAAGGCCTGGCTCGACGATCGCGGCCGCGCCGGACACGAAATCTCCTACCGCCCCGCCCGAGTTCTGATGCAGGATTTCACCGGCGTTCCCGCCGTTGTCGATCTGGCCGCCATGCGCGATGCGACCGCAAAGCTGGGCGCCGACCCCCAGAAGATCAATCCGCTGGTCCCCGTCGATCTGGTCATCGACCACTCGGTGATGGTCGATTATTTCGGCACACCCGGCGCGTTCGAGCAGAACGTGGAAAAAGAATATGAACGCAATGGCGAGCGCTATGAATTTTTGCGCTGGGGCCAGTCGGCGTTCGAAAACTTCCGCGTCGTGCCCCCCGGAACCGGCATCTGCCATCAGGTGAACCTGGAATATCTGGCCCAGACCGTCTGGACCAAAAAGGAAAATGGCGAGGAAATCGCTTATCCCGATACGCTTGTCGGAACCGACAGCCATACCACGATGGTCAATGGCATGGCCGTTCTGGGCTGGGGCGTTGGCGGCATCGAGGCTGAAGCTGCGATGCTCGGCCAGCCGATCTCCATGCTGATCCCCGAAGTGATCGGCTTTAAATTCACCGGCAAGCTGCCCGAAGGCACCACCGCAACCGACCTCGTGCTGCACGTTGTCGAAATGCTGCGCAAGAAGGGGGTTGTGGGCAAGTTCGTCGAATTCTTCGGCGCCGGCCTTTCCAACCTTTCGCTCGAAGACAAGGCGACCATCGCCAACATGGCGCCTGAATATGGCGCGACCTGCGGTTTCTTCCCGATCGACAAGGAAACCATCAAATATCTCAACGATTCCGGTCGTGAACCCGATCGCGTCGCGCTTGTCGAAGCCTATGCCAAGGCCCAGGGCATGTTCCGCGCCGACAACGACGAAGACCCTATCTTCACCGATACGCTCGAGCTCGACCTTTCGACCGTTGTTCCCTCGCTGGCCGGCCCCAAGCGCCCGCAGGACCGCGTTGCCCTGACAGAGGCCTCAACCGCTTTCGTCAAGGCGCTCGAAGAAATTGCCGGAGGCCGCAAGACCTCGCCCGAGCCCGAATCCAAGGGCGATTCGCGCTATATGGACGAAGGCGCAACCGGCGTGCACGACACGCCTGAGGATAATGAAAATCACGGCTATGCCGTCAATGGTGCGGACTACCGGATTGCCGATGGCGACGTGGTGATTGCCGCAATTACCTCCTGCACCAACACGTCGAACCCCTCGGTGCTGATTGCCGCCGGGCTTGTGGCCCGCAAGGCGCGCGAAAAAGGCCTGAAACCTCAACCCTGGGTCAAGACGTCTCTGGCTCCCGGTTCGCAGGTCGTCACCGAATACCTCGAAAAGTCGGGGCTCCAGGAAGATCTGGACGCCATGGGCTTCAATACCGTGGGCTATGGCTGCACGACCTGTATCGGCAATTCCGGCCCGCTCGACGAAAACATCTCGAAATGCATCAATGACAACGATCTGGTTGCCGTTTCGGTGCTTTCCGGCAATCGCAACTTCGAAGGCCGCGTCAATCCCGACGTGCGGGCCAACTATCTCGCCTCGCCCCCACTTGTCGTTGCCTATTCGCTGCTCGGCAAAATGACCGGCGACATCACGACACAGCCTCTCGGCACCGGGTCGGACGGAGAGCCCGTCTATCTCAAGGATATCTGGCCCACTTCAACCGAAATTGCCGAAGTTCTGCGCTCGGCGATTTCGGTCGACATGTTCAAGCGCCGCTATGGCGATGTGTTCAAGGGCGACAAGCGCTGGCAGGAAATCAAGGTCGATGGCGGGGAAACCTACAAGTGGAGTTCCGCATCCACCTATGTTCAGAACCCTCCCTATTTCGAGGGCATGACCATGGAACCCAAGCCGGTGACCGATATCGAGAACGCACGGGTTCTTTCGATCTTCCTTGATTCGATCACCACCGACCACATCTCCCCGGCCGGCTCGTTCAAATCGGGCACGCCTGCCGGCAAGTATCTGATGGAACGTCAGGTCAAGCCGATCGACTTCAACTCGTTCGGCGCACGACGCGGCAACCACGAAGTGATGATGCGCGGAACCTTCGCCAATATCCGCATCAAGAACCAGATGCTGGACGGGGTCGAGGGCGGCTTCACCAAATCGCCTTCGGGCGAAGTGGTGCCGATCTATGACGCGGCCATGGAGTACAAGGCTCAGGGCACCCCGCTGGTGATCTTCGCCGGCAAGGAATACGGCACGGGCTCGTCGCGCGACTGGGCGGCAAAGGGCACGACCCTGCTCGGGGTTCGCGCCGTGATCGCCCAGAGCTTTGAGCGTATCCACCGCTCGAATTTGGTCGGCATGGGCGTTCTGCCGTTGGTGTTTCAAGAGGGTACGTCCTGGCAATCGCTCGGCATCAAGGGTGACGAGACGGTCTCTATTCGCGGGCTGACCGAGATCGAGCCGCGCCAGACGCTCGAGCTCGACATAACCTTTGGTGATGGCCGCAAGGAGCTGGTGCCGGTGCTCCTGCGCATCGATACGCTGGACGAACTCGAATACTACCGCCACGGCGGCATTCTGCAATATGTGCTGCGCAATCTGGTCGCCGCATAG
- a CDS encoding sulfite exporter TauE/SafE family protein encodes MDFITLAIIFAAVGAGAISKGATGMGMPLIAIPFLAATFGLQHAVAVLLIPILVSNASQLYRFRHARGDDRLGFLAPMLALCVVGVIGGTWFLTATPERGLALALGILLLGYLALRLFNPHFSVGPEAARRWAMPAGLGAGLLHGATGISAPIGVTFIHAMRFGRDAHVYAVSAMFMVLAIFQAPSLWIAGVLRPEWLLQGLFALIPTFLFMPLGQWLSGKLSQAAFDRMILIFLGVIGFKMVLGI; translated from the coding sequence ATGGATTTCATTACACTCGCCATTATCTTCGCCGCGGTCGGCGCCGGAGCCATCTCCAAGGGTGCGACGGGGATGGGCATGCCGCTCATTGCCATTCCCTTCCTTGCGGCGACTTTTGGCTTGCAGCATGCGGTTGCGGTGCTGTTGATCCCCATTCTGGTGTCCAACGCTTCTCAGCTTTATCGCTTTCGGCACGCGCGAGGCGATGACCGGTTGGGCTTTCTCGCGCCCATGCTGGCGCTTTGCGTCGTGGGGGTTATCGGTGGAACCTGGTTCCTGACGGCAACTCCGGAGCGCGGGTTGGCATTGGCGCTCGGAATCCTGCTGCTCGGCTATCTGGCGCTGCGCCTTTTCAATCCGCACTTTTCGGTTGGCCCCGAAGCGGCACGGCGATGGGCCATGCCGGCGGGGCTGGGGGCCGGCCTTTTGCATGGCGCGACGGGCATCTCCGCCCCGATCGGTGTGACCTTCATCCACGCCATGCGGTTCGGGCGCGATGCGCATGTCTATGCGGTTTCGGCGATGTTTATGGTGCTTGCCATCTTTCAGGCGCCATCGCTGTGGATTGCCGGGGTGCTGCGCCCCGAATGGCTTTTGCAGGGGCTGTTTGCGCTGATCCCGACTTTCCTGTTCATGCCCTTGGGGCAATGGCTTTCGGGCAAGCTCAGCCAGGCTGCCTTCGATAGGATGATCCTGATCTTTCTCGGCGTCATCGGGTTCAAGATGGTGCTGGGCATTTGA
- a CDS encoding FadR/GntR family transcriptional regulator translates to MTEETQETEDGNGATLVQLRAWLTRHNFPPDTRLPAERELSEQLGVSRADLRKALATLEAEGQLWRHVGKGTFTGSRAIEVLSLAEIDRETNPAEVMRTRLLIEPIIAREAALNATSRHVEAMHRCIQRTHRAGTWRQYEAADNEFHRCIAEATDNRLLLALFDALNAVRRAVVWGLLRSNSDRPPQDHHSFAEHDQIITAIEQRDLDGASRAMYQHLRQVERHLMEAPEVRTR, encoded by the coding sequence ATGACTGAAGAGACCCAGGAAACCGAAGACGGAAATGGCGCGACGCTGGTCCAATTGCGGGCCTGGCTGACACGGCACAATTTTCCGCCAGATACAAGGCTGCCCGCGGAACGGGAGCTTTCCGAACAGCTTGGCGTTTCCCGGGCCGATCTGCGCAAGGCGCTGGCGACGCTCGAGGCCGAAGGTCAGCTCTGGCGCCATGTGGGCAAAGGCACCTTTACCGGCAGCCGGGCGATCGAAGTGCTCAGTCTTGCGGAAATCGACCGGGAGACCAATCCCGCAGAAGTCATGCGCACCCGCCTGCTGATCGAGCCGATCATTGCCCGCGAGGCAGCGCTCAATGCAACCTCACGTCATGTGGAAGCCATGCATCGCTGTATCCAGAGGACCCACAGGGCGGGTACGTGGCGGCAGTATGAGGCGGCCGATAACGAGTTTCACCGCTGCATTGCCGAGGCGACCGATAACCGATTGCTTCTGGCGCTGTTCGATGCGCTCAACGCGGTGCGCCGCGCTGTGGTCTGGGGATTGTTGCGGAGCAATTCCGACCGCCCACCGCAGGACCATCATTCTTTTGCAGAGCACGACCAGATCATCACGGCAATCGAGCAACGCGATCTCGATGGCGCCAGCCGCGCCATGTACCAGCATTTGCGGCAGGTCGAGCGGCATCTGATGGAAGCCCCCGAGGTCCGAACGCGCTGA
- a CDS encoding ABC transporter substrate-binding protein, whose product MKITRRLFTIAGTAIALSIPLGAIPALAQDAPIRVAMGDIASVESLGLLVAIERTKERGVPMELTFFNSEDVATQAVVGGQADIGVGAPYAFIQNSNAPIRMFYRMTTLLFFPVVNSEVYSSWADLDGEEMTVHSRGSGTEALMRLMEQNEGITFSNLSYVPGAEVRAGALLQGTINASIVDAASMRLLEEQAPGKFMQLPVEGVNATDEALYANASFLENRTDDLTVFVEELIGTWEDINENPAQVAEWRAQYDLLPDLPAEAAGDIEQFYAEAVEGGVLPLGGGTPEDAMDDLAFLAAAGQVQAPGEDVDVSMYWDFGALDAARQ is encoded by the coding sequence ATGAAGATCACGCGCAGACTGTTTACGATTGCCGGCACGGCAATTGCCCTGAGTATCCCGCTCGGCGCCATACCGGCCCTTGCCCAGGATGCCCCCATTCGGGTGGCAATGGGTGACATAGCCAGTGTGGAAAGCCTTGGGCTTCTGGTCGCCATCGAGCGCACCAAGGAGCGCGGCGTGCCCATGGAACTGACCTTCTTTAACTCCGAGGATGTTGCGACCCAGGCCGTTGTCGGCGGACAGGCCGATATCGGCGTGGGAGCACCCTATGCGTTCATCCAGAACTCGAACGCCCCCATCCGCATGTTCTACCGCATGACCACGCTCTTGTTCTTCCCTGTCGTCAATTCGGAAGTCTATTCGAGCTGGGCCGATCTCGATGGCGAGGAAATGACCGTGCACTCTCGCGGATCGGGGACCGAAGCGCTGATGCGGCTCATGGAGCAGAACGAAGGCATCACGTTCTCGAACCTCAGCTACGTTCCGGGCGCCGAAGTGCGTGCCGGTGCCCTGCTGCAAGGCACGATCAATGCCTCGATCGTCGACGCGGCCTCCATGCGGCTGCTCGAGGAACAGGCTCCCGGCAAGTTCATGCAGCTTCCCGTAGAGGGCGTAAACGCAACCGACGAGGCCCTGTACGCCAACGCCAGCTTTCTCGAAAACCGCACAGATGATTTGACGGTGTTTGTCGAGGAACTGATCGGTACCTGGGAAGATATCAACGAAAATCCCGCGCAGGTCGCCGAGTGGCGCGCGCAATACGACCTTCTGCCCGACCTTCCGGCCGAAGCGGCCGGCGATATCGAACAGTTTTACGCCGAGGCTGTCGAAGGTGGCGTCCTGCCGCTCGGTGGCGGCACGCCCGAAGATGCAATGGACGATCTGGCATTTCTTGCCGCAGCCGGTCAGGTCCAGGCCCCCGGTGAAGACGTGGATGTCTCCATGTACTGGGACTTCGGCGCCCTGGACGCTGCCCGCCAGTAG
- a CDS encoding ABC transporter permease: MSTLNTADTALLRGRIDAPGLATRLAQIPLIWKLLSVAIFALAWEMAGRSGFNFSFPTFSATVAAFWEMLVDGSMGMAYLRTMEPLAIGLAFSLIVGVTMGVAMGLREDVEWLALPIFIVMQAAPMAALIPLVTFIYGISLTAKVIAVVMLAMPVITINSYKAVRNVPGSLVSMCHSFMGNRRQQIWYVVMPAASPMMFAGLRLGVAEGFSGVVLAELLITPTGIGDLITFHRSVANFAHMYATIASIVLFAVIAVGLLQWVETLLFRPEKRSVK; this comes from the coding sequence ATGTCGACACTGAACACGGCCGATACCGCCCTGTTGCGCGGCCGGATCGATGCTCCCGGACTCGCCACCCGCCTCGCTCAGATCCCCCTGATCTGGAAACTGCTCTCGGTCGCCATTTTTGCGCTGGCCTGGGAAATGGCCGGTCGCTCGGGCTTCAACTTTTCCTTCCCGACCTTTTCGGCGACCGTGGCCGCTTTTTGGGAAATGCTCGTGGATGGCTCGATGGGCATGGCCTATCTGCGCACCATGGAACCGTTGGCCATCGGGCTGGCCTTCTCGCTGATCGTGGGGGTAACGATGGGCGTTGCCATGGGTCTGCGCGAAGACGTCGAATGGCTGGCGCTGCCGATATTCATCGTCATGCAGGCGGCCCCCATGGCGGCGCTGATCCCGCTCGTGACGTTCATCTACGGCATCAGCCTTACGGCCAAGGTGATCGCCGTTGTCATGCTCGCCATGCCGGTCATCACCATCAATTCCTACAAGGCCGTGCGAAACGTCCCCGGATCGCTGGTCTCCATGTGCCATTCCTTCATGGGCAATCGCCGCCAGCAGATCTGGTATGTGGTCATGCCGGCGGCCAGTCCCATGATGTTTGCCGGGTTGCGCCTTGGCGTTGCCGAGGGCTTTTCCGGCGTCGTTCTTGCCGAATTGCTGATTACCCCAACCGGCATCGGCGATCTCATCACCTTCCACCGCTCGGTGGCCAATTTTGCCCATATGTACGCGACCATCGCATCAATCGTGTTGTTTGCCGTGATCGCAGTGGGTCTCCTGCAATGGGTCGAAACACTTCTGTTCCGCCCGGAAAAACGGAGCGTGAAATGA
- a CDS encoding ABC transporter ATP-binding protein translates to MKIATPDTLEKGASPVGASNKIIEVKNISKVYGTEVMALKDINLDFQAGQLTSLLGPSGCGKTTLLKIIAGLLPATQGEVLVNGKKISGPGPERAFVFQDFALLPWASVLDNAAFGLKMQGMGKSEREEIANHYIGEVGLDGFQKSYPHQLSGGMRQRVGLARALSVNADVLLMDEPFSAVDEQTRRKFQEDLIRLREVEKKTFIFVTHSIEEAVYVSDRIILLSPRPGRVSEIIDPDIPGDIGPDELRRNEVYLETVESIWHGIKKYVE, encoded by the coding sequence ATGAAAATCGCGACCCCCGATACGCTTGAAAAAGGAGCTTCCCCAGTGGGCGCATCCAACAAGATCATCGAAGTCAAAAATATCTCGAAGGTCTATGGCACCGAAGTGATGGCCCTCAAGGACATCAATCTCGATTTCCAGGCCGGTCAGCTCACCAGCCTTCTCGGACCCTCCGGGTGCGGAAAGACCACCCTGCTCAAGATCATCGCCGGGCTGTTGCCCGCAACACAGGGCGAAGTGCTGGTTAACGGCAAAAAGATCTCCGGACCCGGTCCCGAGCGCGCTTTCGTCTTTCAGGATTTTGCGCTGCTGCCCTGGGCAAGCGTTCTCGACAACGCCGCTTTCGGCCTCAAGATGCAAGGGATGGGAAAATCCGAGCGCGAAGAGATCGCCAATCACTATATCGGCGAAGTGGGCCTCGACGGTTTCCAGAAAAGCTATCCCCACCAGCTTTCGGGCGGCATGCGCCAACGCGTTGGGCTGGCCCGAGCCCTCTCAGTCAACGCCGATGTCCTGCTGATGGACGAACCGTTCTCGGCCGTCGACGAACAGACCCGGCGCAAATTTCAGGAAGACCTGATCCGCCTGCGTGAAGTGGAGAAAAAGACTTTCATCTTCGTGACCCATTCCATCGAGGAGGCGGTTTATGTGTCGGACCGCATCATCCTCCTTTCACCGCGCCCCGGCCGGGTCTCCGAAATCATCGATCCCGACATTCCAGGCGATATCGGCCCCGACGAGCTGCGCCGCAACGAAGTCTATCTCGAAACGGTCGAGAGCATCTGGCACGGCATCAAGAAATACGTGGAGTGA
- a CDS encoding ABC transporter permease: MTINGFKLPKMAALVVWLVVWEIVGQFDLLMLFPPFSSVVMAMGEVVTSRSFGNAVWITLSCYAMGMGLALVVGITTGILMGLFKPVDDMLNMWVNVFLSAPLSALVPIFMILFGLGTPTVVVTVFMFAVWIIVLDTRAGVQNISPSLLEMSHSFGANRLERARIVLLAALPEILAGIRLGMVRGVKGVVIGQLLVSIIGVGALFALYQQNFLMSHFWALIVLLFTFALTMADLIGRLEKRIEYYAHVRS; the protein is encoded by the coding sequence ATGACAATCAATGGATTCAAACTCCCCAAGATGGCGGCGCTGGTCGTCTGGCTCGTCGTCTGGGAAATCGTCGGGCAGTTCGACCTGCTCATGCTCTTTCCGCCCTTTTCATCGGTCGTCATGGCCATGGGCGAAGTGGTCACCTCGCGCAGCTTCGGCAACGCCGTCTGGATCACCCTTTCGTGCTACGCGATGGGCATGGGCCTTGCGCTCGTGGTCGGTATTACGACCGGCATCCTGATGGGCCTGTTCAAGCCGGTCGACGATATGCTCAACATGTGGGTCAACGTCTTCCTGTCGGCTCCCCTTTCGGCCCTGGTACCGATTTTCATGATCCTGTTCGGACTGGGCACGCCGACTGTCGTCGTTACAGTCTTCATGTTCGCCGTCTGGATCATCGTGCTCGATACAAGGGCCGGGGTGCAGAACATTTCCCCTTCCCTGCTTGAAATGTCCCATTCCTTCGGCGCCAACCGTCTGGAGCGCGCAAGGATCGTCCTTTTGGCCGCGCTGCCTGAGATTCTTGCCGGCATCCGGCTTGGCATGGTCCGCGGCGTCAAGGGCGTCGTCATCGGCCAGCTCCTGGTCTCTATCATCGGGGTGGGTGCGCTGTTCGCGCTCTACCAGCAGAACTTCCTCATGTCCCACTTCTGGGCCCTGATCGTCCTTCTATTCACCTTTGCCCTGACCATGGCGGACCTGATCGGCCGGCTGGAAAAGCGCATCGAATACTACGCACACGTTAGGAGTTGA
- a CDS encoding fumarylacetoacetate hydrolase family protein, whose protein sequence is MNESALKPAGANFVVAPNPVPTLPVEGTADVFPVNRIFCIGRNYAAHAVEMGHDPDKEPPFFFFKHGGAVISDGTFPYPTETSDVHHEVEMIVALGKGGTDIAVEDALDHVFGYGVGLDMTRRDLQADAKKLGRPWEVAKSFEASAPCGPLVPASRIGHPDQGAVVLKVNGETRQQGDLNQMLWKVPEMISILSRFFSLQPGDIIMSGTPSGVGAVSRGDTITASVQGVGEIQIAVV, encoded by the coding sequence ATGAACGAGAGTGCACTCAAACCAGCCGGCGCCAACTTCGTCGTGGCCCCCAACCCGGTACCGACGCTTCCCGTAGAGGGCACGGCAGACGTATTCCCGGTCAACCGGATCTTCTGCATCGGCCGCAACTATGCCGCGCATGCCGTCGAAATGGGTCACGATCCCGACAAGGAGCCACCCTTTTTCTTCTTCAAGCATGGTGGCGCCGTGATTTCGGACGGCACCTTCCCCTATCCCACCGAAACCTCCGACGTGCACCACGAAGTGGAAATGATTGTCGCTCTTGGAAAAGGTGGCACTGATATCGCTGTCGAAGACGCCCTCGACCACGTCTTCGGGTATGGCGTGGGTCTCGACATGACACGTCGCGATCTGCAGGCCGATGCAAAAAAGCTTGGCCGTCCCTGGGAAGTGGCCAAGAGCTTTGAGGCTTCCGCCCCCTGCGGCCCTCTGGTTCCCGCCAGCCGCATCGGCCACCCCGATCAAGGGGCGGTCGTTCTCAAGGTCAATGGCGAAACGCGCCAGCAAGGCGACCTCAACCAGATGCTGTGGAAGGTTCCCGAGATGATCTCCATTCTGTCGCGCTTTTTTTCCCTGCAGCCCGGCGACATCATCATGAGTGGAACCCCATCGGGCGTTGGCGCCGTATCGCGCGGCGATACGATCACGGCAAGTGTCCAAGGGGTAGGTGAAATTCAGATCGCCGTGGTCTAA
- a CDS encoding sulfite exporter TauE/SafE family protein, whose product MLDVDPGQALFLLATLLATGAIAGIISGLLGVGGGIVIVPVLFFVFLALDVSETVRMHVAVGTSLATIIFTGFMSARSHWKRGSVDTALLRSWGPWIAFGVVAGTIIGGNVSGTVLTLVFAAIAALVAINMAFKPADAAKPRPMPGTPLKQILSTIIGLISVMMGIGGGTLAVPILSFFTYPIRLAVGTAAAIGLIIAVPGTIGYALFGLGTPDLPPFSLGYVNLAGLIAIIPTSMLTAPLGVRLAHAIPQLALRWCFAGFLAITSIRMITSVF is encoded by the coding sequence ATGTTGGACGTCGATCCGGGCCAGGCCCTCTTCCTGCTCGCCACCCTGCTGGCAACCGGCGCAATCGCGGGCATTATTTCCGGACTTCTGGGCGTTGGCGGCGGCATTGTCATAGTGCCCGTGCTGTTTTTTGTCTTTCTCGCACTCGACGTGTCCGAAACTGTGCGCATGCATGTCGCCGTCGGCACATCGCTGGCTACCATAATCTTTACCGGCTTTATGTCCGCGCGATCGCACTGGAAACGCGGCAGCGTCGATACGGCCCTGCTGCGCAGCTGGGGACCGTGGATCGCTTTCGGCGTCGTTGCCGGCACCATAATCGGCGGCAACGTGTCAGGCACGGTCCTCACGCTGGTGTTCGCTGCCATCGCGGCGCTCGTGGCAATCAATATGGCTTTCAAGCCCGCCGACGCGGCCAAGCCCCGTCCCATGCCGGGAACGCCACTCAAACAAATCCTTTCGACGATCATCGGGCTGATTTCGGTGATGATGGGGATTGGCGGCGGAACGCTGGCGGTTCCAATTCTATCGTTTTTTACGTACCCCATTCGCCTTGCAGTCGGCACCGCCGCAGCAATCGGCCTCATCATCGCCGTGCCCGGAACGATCGGCTACGCTCTGTTCGGCCTGGGCACGCCCGATCTGCCGCCGTTCTCGCTTGGCTATGTCAACCTTGCCGGGCTGATCGCCATCATCCCCACATCGATGCTGACGGCACCGCTCGGGGTCAGGCTCGCTCACGCCATTCCGCAACTGGCCCTGCGCTGGTGCTTTGCGGGGTTTCTGGCCATCACCTCCATCCGGATGATCACCAGCGTCTTTTAG
- a CDS encoding IS481 family transposase: protein MNIHKNARLTPLRREEMALCVIEGGLSKAQAARSYGVSPKIVARWVERYTSEGRAGMTDRSSRPHRLHCPVPQTTIERVIALRRLRWTGNHIAMEVGVSPATVSRVLKRAGLSRLRDIDPAEPVRRYERKRPGEMIHIDIKKLGKFNRSGHRITGDRRRQSSQRGNGTAPGWEFVHVAIDDHSRLSFTQIHPDEKAVSAVAHLKAALAWYRLLGVTVERVMTDNGPCYQSRAFRDACRQLGLTHIRTKPYTPQTNGKAERFIQTAIREWAYARAYKTSDQRAAHLPIWNHMYNWHRPHGSLNSKPPISRLGLTEDNLLRHHI, encoded by the coding sequence ATGAACATCCACAAGAATGCCCGTCTGACGCCGCTGCGTCGAGAGGAGATGGCGCTTTGCGTCATCGAAGGCGGTCTTTCCAAAGCCCAGGCAGCGCGGAGCTACGGTGTATCGCCAAAAATCGTGGCGCGCTGGGTAGAGCGCTACACATCAGAGGGCCGAGCGGGCATGACCGACCGTTCGTCGCGGCCCCACCGGCTACATTGCCCTGTCCCGCAAACAACCATCGAGCGCGTCATCGCGCTGCGGCGTCTACGGTGGACCGGCAACCATATCGCCATGGAGGTTGGCGTATCGCCGGCCACGGTCAGCAGAGTGCTCAAGCGGGCCGGCCTTTCGCGGCTAAGAGACATCGACCCGGCCGAGCCGGTGCGTCGCTATGAACGCAAGCGTCCCGGCGAGATGATCCATATAGACATCAAGAAGTTGGGCAAATTCAATCGGAGCGGTCACCGCATCACCGGTGACCGGCGCCGGCAGAGCAGCCAGCGCGGAAACGGCACTGCGCCCGGCTGGGAATTCGTCCATGTCGCTATCGACGACCATTCACGGCTGTCATTTACCCAGATCCACCCTGACGAAAAGGCCGTCAGTGCCGTCGCCCATCTCAAGGCCGCCCTCGCCTGGTACCGACTCTTGGGGGTCACCGTCGAGCGGGTGATGACCGACAACGGGCCATGCTACCAGTCCCGCGCCTTCCGCGATGCCTGCCGCCAATTGGGCCTCACACACATCCGCACCAAGCCCTATACACCCCAAACCAATGGCAAGGCCGAACGATTCATCCAGACCGCAATCAGGGAATGGGCTTATGCCCGCGCCTACAAAACATCCGATCAGCGCGCTGCCCATCTGCCAATCTGGAACCATATGTACAATTGGCACAGACCCCATGGCAGCCTAAACTCCAAGCCACCCATCAGTCGCCTCGGCCTGACCGAGGACAACCTGTTGAGGCACCACATCTAG